A region of Vigna radiata var. radiata cultivar VC1973A unplaced genomic scaffold, Vradiata_ver6 scaffold_70, whole genome shotgun sequence DNA encodes the following proteins:
- the LOC106779925 gene encoding uncharacterized protein LOC106779925, with amino-acid sequence MEPPKNNAAQSEDETTVALKKKRLRRVSFADNEITSVHVFRRDDDSSSPSEAPSDPSIVGFFRDLASDSDDDDKEQPQLHEEAEDGNSFLRPIGSPYPGDSSTADEGDDDDDDFRGPVSAHFIRPERLSDSGVSDDVTMDSTAFSMHYRSLARSDSGDIKTRQFDVTTPNSHSRGSYMELTEPKWCGVALDAHSAGKDSNDMSIEGEQQRGSEYDILPSPAFDAAILVQGAPNDSPQPSLEGSVASPPFIQSHQIQPSDSAIEELKESTKDATEVLSVCRQLDFENANRETSLRVGEHKGMVLDSDCKSDEVDRNPIYESTPLLLSGRKQSFTRSPVSSEHAGNITPRLEQSALHGPEVSVAHRATSSARSSISKMVVTIEPPAMSSLKKGMDVLKARLSKYTPGISLSNEKNQEYKQDESRQIPLGEKLFSLTPSSNTYKGLGYSNDRRIQSLKSISKLSQNEETVDTKMSEGDLNSISASPSQLTHLMKVGDVDLADNSGKDEILVPSFPIQQVTPQLCSPQDVSPKGTVDGHGPDNNHHSVLNVAQSPLTKSGIGISSGKKRKGVQMLRNGDKIDKIGRIDRTPEAHSNGSGDLQLVLEQTGSMRRERGMLGNQTSNDGDLFLKSFLDRTTHLLPPSVDRLNLRLIGRLEDILVHLQKVKKTEIVCSEIQSQHKITDPLNIHRDKRVAETRILLHSIAYEKAKLQLLLIKHDKLLEKGQQVSTGLQECEMIKLNFIPSFKRGAVDTQANYSFSKGKSQVSCKKVLEKKQELESLESKAKSLSEFLQSHCKMEGDQSFTDTVKAVSGYLRKRMPCKSIRQNLKLWEIEDFERKDDCHNVCLNYCGYVTQRVTVNTGQSSIITSTSLNDVNIGKTFPNLESFTAFVFVLNPHTTKKSTHSSSMAREIQITSSLLSNLLDVVEEVQSARIEIRNLVDAKFYSHSVQRLDLQLSFIDFHSGRKVKAIFDITCLKCGVYPSGVVPSQIFEPSGAEQKSLPSSLAHEIRTATERVRVGYSRIIKLCRCISYAVHSGFLQYQMIGN; translated from the exons ATGGAGCCTCCTAAGAACAACGCCGCCCAAAGCGAAGACGAAACCACCGTCGCgctgaagaagaagaggttgCGGCGCGTGAGCTTCGCCGACAACGAAATCACTTCCGTCCACGTATTCCGCCGTGACGACGATTCCTCATCTCCCTCCGAAGCCCCTTCCGATCCCTCCATCGTAGGGTTTTTCCGCGACCTCGCCTCCGACAGCGACGACGACGACAAAGAACAGCCGCAACTTCATGAGGAAGCGGAAGACGGAAACTCCTTCCTCCGTCCAATTGGCTCTCCTTATCCCGGCGACAGCAGCACCGCAGACGAAGGCGACG ACGACGATGACGACTTTCGTGGTCCAGTGTCAGCGCATTTCATCAGGCCGGAGCGGTTGTCGGACTCTGGCGTTTCGGACGACGTGACGATGGACTCGACGGCGTTCTCGATGCATTACAGGAGTCTCGCTCGGTCGGACTCCGGCGACATCAAGACGCGCCAGTTCGACGTCACAACGCCGAACTCTCACTCTCGAGGAAGTTACATGGAGCTCACGGAGCCGAAGTGGTGTGGAGTGGCGCTCGACGCACATAGCGCAGGCAAAGACTCCAATGACATGAGCATCGAGGGAGAGCAGCAGAGGGGCTCTGAATACGACATTCTACCCTCTCCTGCGTTTGATGCTGCAATATTGGTTCAGGGAGCACCTAATGACTCACCGCAACCCAGCTTGGAAGGTTCGGTTGCCTCTCCTCCATTTATTCAATCCCACCAGATACAACCTTCTGATTCTGCAATCGAG gaACTTAAGGAGTCTACTAAAGATGCAACTGAGGTTTTGTCAGTTTGTAGACAACTGGACTTTGAGAATGCTAATAGAGAAACATCACTGAGGGTGGGTGAACACAAAGGAATGGTGTTGGATTCAGATTGTAAGTCTGATGAAGTAGACCGAAATCCAATATATGAGTCTACGCCGTTGTTGTTGTCTGGAAGAAAACAATCATTTACGAGGTCTCCTGTTTCATCCGAACATGCTGGAAACATAACTCCACGTTTAGAGCAATCTGCTTTACATGGTCCAGAGGTAAGTGTCGCACATCGTGCAACTTCTTCTGCACGTAGCAGCATTTCAAAGATGGTTGTTACTATTGAACCTCCTGCCATGTCGAGTCTCAAGAAAGGAATGGACGTATTGAAAGCTAGATTATCAAAATATACTCCTGGAATTTCtttgtcaaatgaaaaaaatcaagaatacAAGCAAGATGAAAGTCGCCAAATTCCTTTAGGGGAAAAACTGTTTAGTTTAACTCCAAGTAGTAACACGTATAAAGGTTTGGGTTATAGCAATGATCGCAGAATTCAGTCTTTAAAAAGTATTTCCAAGTTAAGTCAAAATGAAGAGACTGTAGACACCAAAATGAGTGAGGGAGACTTAAATTCAATTTCAGCTTCTCCCTCACAGTTGACCCATTTAATGAAGGTGGGAGATGTGGACCTGGCAGATAACTCAGGGAAAGATGAAATTCTAGTCCCAAGTTTTCCTATCCAACAAGTAACACCTCAGTTGTGCTCACCACAAGACGTGTCTCCCAAGGGTACTGTTGATGGTCATGGTCCTGATAACAACCACCATTCAGTACTCAATGTAGCTCAGAGCCCTCTTACCAAATCTGGTATTGGGATTTCTTCTGGGAAGAAAAGGAAAGGTGTCCAAATGCTCAGAAATGGAgacaaaatagataaaataggGAGGATTGACAGAACACCAGAGGCTCATTCAAATGGGAGTGGTGATCTACAGTTAGTTTTGGAGCAAACAGGATCTATGAGAAGGGAAAGAGGGATGCTTGGAAATCAGACTTCGAATGATGGGGATCTA TTTCTTAAAAGTTTCTTAGACAGAACAACTCACCTTCTACCTCCTTCAGTTGATAGGCTAAATTTGAGACTG ATTGGCAGGTTGGAAGATATTTTGGTTCATCTGCAGAAAGTTAAGAAGACAGAGATTGTTTGTTCTGAAATTCAATCTCAG CATAAAATAACCGATCCTTTAAACATTCATAGAGACAAGAG AGTTGCTGAAACAAGAATATTGCTGCATAGTATAGCATACGAGAAGgcaaaattacaattattgcTTATTAAGCATGACAAATTACTG GAAAAGGGACAACAGGTTAGTACTGGGCTTCAAGAGTGTgagatgataaaattaaatttcatccCATCATTTAAACGTGGGGCAGTTGACACTCAAGCGAATTATAGTTTTTCCAAGGGAAAATCTCAG GTTTCTTGCAAAAAGGTATTGGAAAAGAAGCAGGAACTTGAATCTTTGGAATCAAAAGCAAAATCCTTAAGTGAATTCTTACAGAGTCACTGCAAGATGGAAGGAGACCAAAGCTTTACTGACACTGTGAAAGCTGTTTCTGGTTATTTGAGGAAGAGAATGCCTTGCAAGTCTATACGCCAGAATTTGAAG TTGTGGGAAATTGAAGATTTTGAGCGCAAGGATGACTGTCACAATGTTTGTCTCAACTATTGTGGTTATGTAACCCAAAG GGTCACTGTAAATACTGGTCAATCTAGCATAATAACATCAACTAGTTTGAATGATGTGAATATTGGGAAG ACCTTCCCAAACTTGGAATCTTTTACTGCATTTGTGTTTGTCTTAAATCCACATACCACTAAGAAGTCCACTCACTCAAGCAGTATGGCACGAGAAATACAG ATAACAAGCTCACTGCTAAGTAATTTGCTAGATGTGGTTGAAGAGGTTCAATCAGCTCGGATAGAGATTAGAAATTTGGTCGACGCAAAGTTCTATTCTCATTCAG TTCAGAGGCTTGATTTGCAACTGTCTTTCATTGATTTCCATAGTGGGAGGAAGGTGAAAGCCATATTTGATATAACGTGCTTAAAATG